A region of Burkholderiales bacterium JOSHI_001 DNA encodes the following proteins:
- a CDS encoding membrane-fusion protein, translating to MKRVLIPKQLRLGVLASVVVLCATPLARAGEGHDHGGGGSAPSANGPQRLPDGSVFLPKPAQRQLGVRVLSTADAELPRSVELAGKVLMDPNAGGKVQPLNAGRIEPGPRGLPNAGQAVRKGEVLAYVVPSTAPIERSNQSSQLAELLAAKSLADKRVARLKELADTVPRKDIEAAESESASLTGRIAAIGGGLATREALVAPVSGVIASAHVVAGQVVDARELVFEIVDPSRLRIEAMTFDPALAANVGSATLAIGDKRVPLEFTGAARSLREQALPLGFRAQGAALDSLAVGQPVRVFVQTKDKVKGLAVPVASLMKNPANQTIVWVKAGPERFEPRTVTTESLDGISVSVTTGLKAGDRVATQGATLINQVR from the coding sequence ATGAAGCGCGTCTTGATTCCGAAGCAACTGCGGCTGGGCGTCCTGGCCAGCGTGGTGGTGTTGTGCGCAACGCCGCTGGCCCGAGCCGGCGAAGGCCATGACCATGGGGGGGGGGGTTCCGCGCCCAGCGCCAACGGGCCGCAGCGCCTGCCTGACGGCAGCGTCTTCCTGCCCAAGCCTGCGCAACGCCAACTGGGCGTGCGCGTTCTAAGCACGGCGGATGCCGAGCTGCCACGCTCGGTAGAGCTGGCCGGCAAGGTGCTGATGGACCCGAACGCCGGCGGCAAGGTGCAGCCGCTGAACGCCGGTCGCATCGAGCCCGGCCCGCGCGGTCTGCCCAATGCCGGCCAGGCAGTGCGCAAAGGCGAGGTGCTTGCCTATGTCGTTCCCTCGACGGCACCCATCGAGCGGTCCAACCAGTCGTCGCAACTGGCCGAGCTGCTGGCCGCCAAGTCGTTGGCAGACAAGCGCGTGGCGCGTCTGAAGGAGCTGGCGGACACGGTGCCGCGAAAGGACATCGAGGCCGCCGAGAGCGAATCAGCCAGCCTGACCGGGCGCATTGCCGCCATCGGTGGCGGGCTGGCCACCCGTGAAGCCCTGGTGGCCCCTGTGTCGGGCGTCATCGCCTCGGCACATGTGGTGGCGGGCCAGGTGGTCGATGCGCGCGAACTGGTCTTTGAGATCGTCGACCCAAGTCGTTTGCGCATCGAAGCCATGACCTTTGATCCGGCGCTTGCCGCCAACGTCGGCAGCGCAACGCTGGCCATTGGCGACAAGCGTGTGCCTCTGGAATTCACCGGTGCTGCACGCAGTCTGCGTGAGCAAGCGCTTCCGCTGGGCTTCCGTGCCCAGGGTGCAGCCCTTGACAGTCTGGCCGTTGGCCAGCCGGTGCGCGTGTTCGTGCAGACCAAGGACAAGGTCAAAGGTCTGGCGGTCCCGGTCGCCTCGTTGATGAAGAACCCGGCCAACCAGACGATTGTCTGGGTCAAGGCGGGGCCAGAACGCTTCGAGCCCCGCACCGTGACGACGGAGTCGTTGGACGGCATCAGCGTGTCGGTGACGACAGGCCTGAAGGCGGGCGACCGCGTGGCCACGCAAGGGGCCACCTTGATCAACCAGGTGCGCTGA
- a CDS encoding outer membrane protein (PFAM: Outer membrane efflux protein), with product MYRGKFIAHTRWRSTAGALLTVALSAVSPGVLAQAPAKPERLTLSQAFEATWARQPEVSALTARRDAARAQQRAAASWTPEPVAVELTGKTDRLNRNLGAREYEAGLAIPLWLPGERGRSQALAQAEGLALESRTLAAQLRVAASVREAWWNWQRARAEAATAQGQLDSAQRIAADVGKRLKAGDLAQADQHQADGAVAAAQASVAQADAAVVVAELSLRTLVASPTMDFKASPADPGAEAPPDATVTDLDAHGELLALKDRAAVAEGTAALAATQTRANPELTVATTRDRGLSGEAWQQTFTVGVRIPFGAGPRHDARTAAAKADALELQAQLNLERARLAGERDAAKARADGAKLQLAAANRRAQLAGESRGFFDKSFRMGETDLPTRLRIEAEAAEADRQAARARIELAAAISAWRQALGLLPQ from the coding sequence ATGTACCGAGGAAAATTCATTGCGCACACGCGCTGGCGAAGCACGGCCGGCGCTCTCCTGACGGTGGCGCTCAGCGCTGTTTCCCCAGGAGTATTGGCCCAGGCACCTGCGAAGCCTGAACGCCTGACCTTGAGCCAGGCTTTCGAAGCCACATGGGCCAGACAGCCCGAAGTGTCCGCGCTGACCGCACGCCGCGACGCTGCCCGCGCGCAGCAGCGGGCCGCCGCGTCGTGGACGCCCGAACCTGTGGCGGTGGAACTGACAGGCAAGACCGACCGCTTGAACCGCAATCTAGGTGCCCGCGAGTACGAGGCGGGCCTGGCCATTCCACTGTGGTTGCCCGGCGAACGGGGGCGCAGTCAGGCATTGGCCCAGGCAGAAGGCCTCGCCCTCGAAAGCCGGACCTTGGCGGCCCAGTTGCGGGTGGCAGCCAGCGTGCGTGAGGCATGGTGGAACTGGCAACGTGCGCGCGCTGAGGCTGCCACTGCGCAGGGCCAGCTCGACAGTGCGCAGCGGATTGCGGCCGACGTGGGCAAGCGCCTCAAGGCCGGCGATCTGGCTCAGGCCGACCAGCACCAGGCCGATGGCGCTGTGGCCGCTGCGCAGGCGTCGGTAGCACAGGCCGACGCCGCCGTGGTGGTGGCCGAGCTTTCGCTGCGCACGCTGGTGGCCTCGCCCACCATGGACTTCAAGGCCAGCCCTGCCGACCCTGGCGCCGAGGCACCGCCCGACGCGACCGTGACTGACCTGGATGCGCACGGTGAATTGCTGGCGTTGAAGGACCGCGCTGCAGTGGCTGAAGGTACTGCTGCCTTGGCGGCCACGCAAACGCGCGCCAACCCCGAGCTGACGGTGGCCACCACACGCGACCGTGGCCTCTCTGGCGAGGCCTGGCAGCAAACCTTCACCGTGGGCGTGCGCATCCCCTTCGGAGCGGGGCCGCGCCACGATGCACGCACTGCCGCGGCCAAGGCCGACGCCCTGGAGCTGCAGGCGCAGTTGAACCTGGAACGAGCCCGTCTGGCCGGCGAGCGCGACGCCGCCAAGGCGCGTGCCGACGGGGCGAAGTTGCAGCTGGCAGCTGCCAACCGCCGAGCGCAACTGGCTGGTGAGTCGCGCGGCTTCTTCGACAAGTCCTTCCGCATGGGCGAAACCGACCTGCCCACACGGCTGCGCATCGAGGCCGAGGCCGCCGAGGCCGACCGCCAGGCCGCACGCGCACGAATCGAACTGGCCGCCGCCATCTCCGCCTGGCGTCAGGCGCTTGGCTTGCTGCCGCAATGA
- a CDS encoding hypothetical protein (manually curated): MRRWLAILMLALLPFQFTWAAVASYCGHERGVASQHFGHHEHQHQADSTASQVDGDAAGKTPGGNDFDCAHCHGGCSGIVSPLTGLVSPDIASQPAMLAAGLVRSLVHSPPERPQWAPLA; this comes from the coding sequence ATGCGTCGTTGGCTTGCAATCCTCATGTTGGCTTTGCTGCCGTTCCAGTTCACCTGGGCGGCGGTGGCCAGCTATTGCGGGCACGAACGCGGGGTGGCGAGCCAGCACTTCGGCCACCACGAGCATCAGCACCAAGCTGACTCGACTGCCAGTCAGGTCGATGGTGACGCGGCTGGCAAAACGCCCGGTGGCAATGACTTCGACTGTGCGCACTGCCATGGCGGCTGCTCCGGGATCGTGTCGCCATTGACGGGATTGGTGTCTCCTGACATTGCTTCGCAGCCGGCCATGTTGGCTGCAGGGCTTGTGCGCAGCCTGGTGCACAGTCCGCCCGAACGCCCTCAGTGGGCGCCCCTCGCCTGA
- a CDS encoding transposase (PFAM: IS66 Orf2 like protein) yields the protein MFRLDEGLKVYLHRAPVDFRLNINGLAALVQQALGLNPFAACVYVFSNRRRDRVKVLGWDRNGFWLLLKRLEQDRFIWPSEQDVPTLTVEQLHWLLEGIDIGVVQRHPQRLYQRVG from the coding sequence GTGTTCCGTCTCGACGAAGGGCTGAAGGTCTACCTGCACCGCGCGCCGGTGGACTTCCGGCTCAACATCAACGGCCTGGCAGCGCTGGTGCAGCAGGCCCTGGGCCTGAACCCATTCGCCGCTTGCGTCTATGTGTTCAGCAACCGCCGCCGTGACCGCGTCAAGGTACTTGGCTGGGACCGCAACGGCTTCTGGCTGCTGCTCAAGCGGCTGGAGCAAGACCGGTTCATCTGGCCGAGCGAGCAGGACGTGCCCACGCTGACGGTGGAGCAACTGCACTGGCTGCTCGAGGGCATCGATATCGGCGTGGTGCAGCGGCATCCCCAGCGGCTGTACCAGCGCGTGGGCTGA
- a CDS encoding transposase (PFAM: Transposase) — protein MTDEMAELKRRLVVGRKSDGRSRYDEQAKSELVALCLRPGASVSRLAREFGINANQVTRWLREHGHGGRLRTAVARATPAPSAFVAVPVMHPAQVPDPGGPLAVLHLQARLPNGVSLDFRGVGAVHVEELIQALGRLRCSVSTKG, from the coding sequence ATGACAGACGAGATGGCGGAGCTCAAGCGCCGGCTGGTGGTGGGGCGCAAGAGCGACGGGCGAAGCCGGTACGACGAGCAGGCGAAGTCTGAGTTGGTGGCCTTGTGCCTGCGACCGGGGGCGTCGGTGTCGCGCCTGGCGCGCGAGTTCGGCATCAACGCCAACCAGGTCACGCGCTGGTTGCGCGAGCATGGCCATGGTGGCCGGTTGCGCACGGCGGTTGCCCGAGCGACGCCGGCGCCTTCGGCGTTTGTGGCGGTGCCTGTGATGCATCCCGCCCAGGTGCCAGACCCTGGCGGACCGCTTGCGGTTCTGCACCTGCAGGCCCGGCTGCCCAACGGCGTGTCCCTGGACTTCCGGGGCGTGGGCGCTGTGCATGTTGAGGAACTGATCCAGGCGCTGGGGAGGCTGCGGTGTTCCGTCTCGACGAAGGGCTGA
- a CDS encoding heavy metal sensor kinase (PFAM: HAMP domain; Histidine kinase-, DNA gyrase B-, and HSP90-like ATPase; His Kinase A (phosphoacceptor) domain~TIGRFAM: heavy metal sensor kinase) → MLRALSLTQRLTVFFTVLAAVIVLGLGLVFIQATERHFVDLDRGALQDKKYLIKDIVLTANSAEDTKWRLNEALGHHDGLFVMVKDSQGNSLYRSQGFDPLAAAQAPTTLSANGTPVQLQHWHMEEREFRSMTFRVKPAYDKSITFEVLAAIDTGHHDHFLVELRSTLIWYALIAVASSGVLGWLAAHQGLAPLRAMKAKAAAVSGHQFSERMPVQAVPVEMADLASELNGMLDRLQDDYRRLSEFSSDLAHELRTPISNLLTQTQVALSAKRDAPTYRNILASNAEELERMARMVSDMLFLAKAERGMALPGRERFAVAPEIRTLLEFYDAMAEEKGVRLSLAGDGEIDGDRLMFRRALGNLLSNAVRHGDAGSQVAVAVERDGSSLLVSVENAADDIPPAALPRLFDRFFRVDPSRRHPAAEGAGLGLSITRAIVQAHGGDIQAESHSRCVRFVMRFPALSLQA, encoded by the coding sequence GTGCTGCGCGCCCTGTCATTGACCCAGCGCTTGACGGTCTTTTTTACTGTCCTCGCCGCAGTCATCGTCCTCGGCCTGGGCTTGGTGTTCATCCAAGCCACCGAGCGGCACTTTGTCGACTTGGACCGAGGCGCGTTGCAGGATAAGAAGTATCTGATCAAAGACATTGTCCTGACCGCCAACTCCGCCGAAGACACCAAGTGGAGGCTGAACGAGGCGCTGGGCCACCACGATGGCCTGTTTGTAATGGTCAAGGATTCGCAAGGCAACTCTCTGTACCGTTCACAGGGATTCGACCCGCTGGCCGCTGCTCAAGCGCCGACGACGTTGTCGGCCAATGGGACGCCCGTCCAACTGCAGCATTGGCACATGGAGGAACGCGAGTTCCGTTCAATGACGTTCCGTGTGAAGCCAGCTTACGACAAGTCGATCACCTTTGAAGTGCTGGCCGCTATCGACACCGGGCACCATGACCACTTTCTGGTTGAGCTGCGCAGCACCTTGATCTGGTATGCCTTGATCGCCGTTGCCTCGAGCGGTGTTCTCGGTTGGCTGGCGGCACACCAGGGCCTGGCGCCACTGCGAGCGATGAAGGCCAAGGCGGCGGCGGTATCCGGGCACCAGTTCAGCGAGCGCATGCCTGTTCAGGCGGTGCCGGTCGAGATGGCCGATTTGGCGAGTGAACTCAACGGCATGCTGGACCGCCTGCAAGACGACTATCGCCGGCTTTCGGAGTTCTCGTCCGACCTGGCCCACGAACTGCGCACGCCGATCAGCAACCTTCTGACGCAAACCCAGGTGGCGCTGTCTGCCAAACGTGATGCACCGACTTACCGCAACATTTTGGCATCGAACGCCGAAGAGCTTGAGCGCATGGCTCGCATGGTGTCGGACATGTTGTTCCTGGCCAAGGCCGAACGCGGCATGGCGCTACCGGGGCGCGAGCGATTTGCCGTTGCGCCTGAGATTCGGACTCTGCTGGAGTTCTACGACGCCATGGCTGAAGAAAAAGGAGTGCGCTTGAGCCTTGCCGGCGATGGCGAGATCGACGGCGACCGGCTGATGTTTCGCCGGGCCCTAGGAAACCTACTCTCCAACGCTGTTCGGCACGGTGACGCTGGCAGCCAGGTGGCCGTGGCGGTGGAGCGGGACGGTTCCAGCTTGCTGGTCAGTGTTGAGAACGCGGCGGACGATATCCCACCTGCGGCACTGCCCCGTCTGTTTGACCGGTTCTTCCGCGTTGATCCGTCTCGGAGGCACCCAGCTGCAGAAGGCGCCGGGCTGGGGTTGTCCATCACCAGAGCCATTGTTCAGGCTCACGGTGGCGACATCCAAGCGGAGTCGCACAGCCGTTGCGTCCGCTTCGTGATGCGATTTCCAGCGCTGTCTTTGCAGGCCTGA
- a CDS encoding heavy metal response regulator (PFAM: Response regulator receiver domain; Transcriptional regulatory protein, C terminal~TIGRFAM: heavy metal response regulator): protein MPNVKILLVEDEPKTGEYLRQGLSEAGFVIDWTQDGAEGLQLALQSFYDLVILDVMLPSLDGWQVLQSLRGRGLQMPVLFLTARDDVSDRIKGLELGADDYLIKPFSFAELLARVRTILRRGRGGNDVTSLRVADLELDLLRRRVHRSGRRIDLTAKDFGLLELLMRRHGEVLPRSLIASQVWDMNFDSDSNAIEVAVRRLRVKIDEGHEVKLIHTVRGMGYVLEAPEEP, encoded by the coding sequence ATGCCGAACGTGAAGATCCTGCTTGTCGAAGACGAACCCAAGACCGGGGAATACCTGCGGCAGGGGCTGAGCGAGGCCGGGTTTGTGATCGATTGGACGCAAGACGGCGCTGAGGGCTTGCAGTTGGCGCTGCAAAGCTTCTACGACCTGGTCATCCTGGACGTCATGCTGCCCAGCCTGGACGGCTGGCAGGTTCTGCAATCGCTGCGAGGGCGCGGCCTGCAGATGCCTGTGCTGTTTCTCACCGCGCGTGACGATGTGTCCGACCGGATCAAAGGGTTGGAGCTGGGTGCTGACGACTACCTGATCAAGCCCTTTTCATTCGCGGAGTTGCTGGCTCGGGTGCGCACCATCCTGCGCCGAGGGCGCGGCGGCAACGACGTCACAAGCCTGCGTGTGGCCGATCTGGAGCTGGACCTGCTGCGACGGCGAGTTCACCGTTCCGGTCGGCGCATCGATCTGACAGCCAAGGACTTCGGCCTGCTCGAGCTGCTGATGCGCCGGCATGGCGAGGTGCTGCCCCGCTCGCTCATTGCCTCACAGGTGTGGGACATGAACTTCGACAGCGACAGCAACGCCATCGAAGTGGCCGTGCGCCGCCTGCGCGTGAAGATCGACGAGGGCCATGAGGTGAAGCTCATTCATACGGTGCGCGGCATGGGCTACGTGCTCGAAGCGCCGGAGGAGCCCTGA
- a CDS encoding outer membrane protein (PFAM: Outer membrane efflux protein) codes for MNRALRTQGFRLALSGVALVVLTGCASITAEQTAGRVNDEAGEFTEGRLSLARTRDERDKRAATAQALLSASVGQREAVQLALTNSPALQGLLAQGWADSADAAQGGRIANPFFSLERMVSGDSLEISRALAFGLLDVLTIPARQGIAQRRIEQAQLRLSSEVVDMVTQVRQAWVRAVAAGQTLKYAQQVFESAEASAELARRMQSVGNFNRITRAREQSFYADAATRLATASHQATAAREELVRLLGLDEAQAQSLKLPERLPDLPKQALEPQGVAGLATRGRLDIRMAQAALDASAKAQGLNTVTSFTDIELTARRNTGFDNAAGTRSTTRGYEVGVRLPIFDWGGLQRDAMNARTLAAAHQLEATVRSAGSNLRESYSAYRTAYDVARHHRDEVVPLRKVIAEENQLRYNGMLIGVFELMADARDQVNTVTAAIDATHQFWLADAALQASVVGRPTNTNLTATASAPSGAAAGH; via the coding sequence ATGAACAGGGCCTTGCGAACTCAAGGTTTCCGTCTCGCACTCAGCGGTGTGGCGCTGGTTGTTTTGACGGGCTGCGCCAGCATCACCGCCGAACAGACCGCTGGCAGGGTGAACGATGAAGCGGGCGAATTCACCGAAGGACGTCTGTCGCTGGCACGGACCCGCGATGAACGAGACAAGCGCGCGGCAACCGCTCAGGCGCTGCTGTCGGCGTCCGTTGGACAGCGCGAGGCCGTTCAACTGGCCCTGACCAACAGTCCTGCACTGCAAGGCCTCCTGGCGCAAGGCTGGGCGGATTCGGCAGACGCAGCCCAGGGCGGCCGCATCGCAAACCCTTTTTTCAGCTTGGAGCGCATGGTGTCCGGCGATTCGCTGGAGATCTCGCGCGCCCTCGCCTTCGGTCTGCTCGATGTACTGACGATTCCAGCCCGCCAAGGCATCGCCCAACGGCGCATCGAACAGGCGCAACTGCGCCTGAGCAGCGAAGTGGTGGACATGGTGACCCAGGTCCGGCAAGCCTGGGTGCGGGCCGTGGCCGCGGGCCAAACGCTGAAGTACGCCCAACAGGTGTTCGAAAGTGCGGAAGCCAGCGCCGAGCTGGCCCGCCGCATGCAGTCTGTGGGCAACTTCAACCGCATCACCCGCGCTCGAGAGCAATCCTTCTACGCGGACGCAGCCACCCGATTGGCTACCGCAAGCCATCAGGCCACGGCGGCGCGCGAGGAATTGGTCAGGCTGCTGGGGCTGGATGAAGCCCAGGCACAGTCCCTGAAACTGCCGGAGCGCCTGCCCGACTTGCCCAAGCAAGCACTCGAACCCCAAGGCGTGGCCGGGCTCGCTACACGAGGCCGGTTGGACATCCGGATGGCCCAGGCGGCGTTGGATGCCTCGGCCAAGGCTCAGGGCCTCAACACCGTGACAAGCTTCACCGACATTGAACTCACGGCCCGCAGAAACACGGGGTTCGACAACGCGGCCGGCACGCGTTCAACCACTCGCGGGTACGAGGTCGGTGTCAGGCTGCCCATCTTCGATTGGGGCGGCCTGCAACGCGACGCCATGAACGCACGCACGCTGGCGGCGGCCCATCAACTGGAAGCCACCGTCCGCTCGGCCGGGTCCAACCTGCGCGAGAGCTACTCGGCCTACCGAACCGCCTACGACGTTGCTCGCCACCACCGCGACGAGGTTGTTCCGCTGCGCAAGGTGATCGCCGAGGAGAACCAGCTTCGCTACAACGGCATGCTCATCGGCGTTTTCGAGCTGATGGCCGACGCGCGGGACCAGGTCAACACCGTGACTGCAGCCATCGATGCCACCCACCAGTTCTGGCTGGCTGACGCCGCTTTGCAGGCCTCCGTGGTGGGTCGGCCGACCAACACCAACCTCACGGCCACCGCCAGCGCGCCCAGCGGCGCCGCCGCTGGCCATTGA
- a CDS encoding putative multicopper oxidase (PFAM: Multicopper oxidase) has protein sequence MSSRREFFKYAGIAGGAVAASAVSRVAMAALPEPVIQTRPDTMAPLVPNSGHPYNPVVTLNGWTLPWRMNQGVKEFHLVAEPVVREMAPGFKAHLWGYNGQSPGPTIEVVEGDRVRIFVTNKLPEHTSVHWHGQRLPNGMDGVAGLNQPAIQPGKTFVYEFVARRPGTFMYHPHADEMTQMAMGMMGFWVTHPKAKHPLIDEVQRDFCFLLNAYDIDPGSYTPKTMTMLDFNLWSWNSRIFPGIDSLNVRLNDKVRIRIGNLTMTNHPIHVHGHEFTVTGTDGGPTPPGSRWPEVTTDIAVGQMRQIDFLADEEGDWAFHCHKSHHTMNAMGHNVPTLIGVDHRGVAKKINSLIPEYMVMGERGMADMTEMEMPIPDNTAPMMTGEGPFGSVEMGGMFSVLKVRRDQKAGDYKDPGWFKHPEGTVAHEYTGPLAEPARFKAEGGQSMPRAAMPAKTTEVQVRKPTSHSGH, from the coding sequence ATGTCGTCGCGACGAGAATTCTTCAAGTACGCAGGGATCGCGGGTGGCGCTGTGGCCGCCAGCGCGGTGAGTCGGGTGGCCATGGCTGCGTTGCCGGAGCCGGTGATCCAGACCCGCCCGGACACCATGGCGCCCCTGGTGCCGAACTCGGGCCACCCGTACAACCCCGTGGTCACACTCAATGGCTGGACCTTGCCCTGGCGGATGAACCAGGGGGTCAAGGAGTTCCACCTGGTCGCTGAGCCGGTGGTGCGCGAGATGGCGCCGGGGTTCAAGGCGCACCTCTGGGGCTACAACGGCCAGAGCCCGGGCCCGACCATCGAGGTGGTCGAAGGCGACCGCGTGCGCATCTTCGTCACCAACAAGCTGCCTGAGCACACCAGCGTGCACTGGCACGGCCAGCGCCTGCCGAACGGCATGGACGGCGTGGCCGGGCTGAACCAGCCGGCCATCCAGCCTGGCAAGACCTTTGTCTACGAGTTCGTGGCCAGGCGGCCGGGCACCTTCATGTACCACCCGCATGCCGACGAAATGACGCAGATGGCCATGGGCATGATGGGCTTCTGGGTCACCCACCCGAAGGCCAAGCACCCGCTGATCGACGAGGTGCAGCGCGACTTCTGCTTCCTGCTGAACGCTTACGACATCGACCCGGGCAGCTACACGCCCAAGACGATGACGATGCTGGACTTCAACCTGTGGAGCTGGAACAGCCGCATCTTCCCCGGCATTGATTCGCTGAACGTGCGGCTGAACGACAAGGTTCGCATCCGCATCGGCAACCTCACGATGACGAACCACCCCATCCACGTGCATGGCCACGAGTTCACCGTGACCGGCACCGACGGCGGCCCGACACCACCCGGTTCCCGGTGGCCTGAGGTCACCACCGACATTGCCGTGGGCCAGATGCGGCAGATCGACTTCCTGGCCGACGAGGAAGGTGACTGGGCCTTCCACTGCCACAAGAGCCACCACACCATGAATGCCATGGGTCACAACGTGCCCACCTTGATCGGTGTGGACCATCGCGGCGTGGCCAAGAAGATCAACAGCCTGATCCCTGAGTACATGGTGATGGGCGAGCGCGGCATGGCCGACATGACCGAGATGGAGATGCCCATCCCCGACAACACCGCGCCGATGATGACCGGCGAAGGCCCGTTCGGCTCAGTGGAGATGGGCGGCATGTTCAGCGTGCTCAAGGTGCGCCGCGACCAGAAGGCCGGCGATTACAAGGATCCGGGCTGGTTCAAGCACCCGGAGGGCACGGTGGCGCACGAGTACACCGGCCCCTTGGCAGAGCCCGCGCGTTTCAAGGCGGAGGGCGGGCAATCCATGCCGCGCGCCGCCATGCCGGCAAAGACCACCGAAGTCCAGGTGCGCAAACCCACGTCGCACAGCGGCCACTGA
- a CDS encoding putative copper-binding protein (PFAM: Copper binding proteins, plastocyanin/azurin family), with amino-acid sequence MTIQSTSARRLIALAALCLSGAAFAAGNHAGGHGHGDEETAIGKPGTAAKTTRTITVEMSDTMRYTPSDIQVKQGETVRFVIKNLGKVKHELSLGTEKELLEHLEQMKKFPDMEHDEPSKVTLAPGKQGEIVWQFTKAGTVNFACLMPGHYEAGMKGAVKVSKR; translated from the coding sequence ATGACCATCCAGTCCACCTCTGCGCGCCGCCTCATCGCCTTGGCCGCTCTTTGCCTGTCGGGCGCAGCCTTCGCAGCCGGAAACCACGCAGGCGGCCACGGCCACGGCGACGAAGAGACCGCCATCGGCAAGCCTGGCACGGCGGCAAAGACGACACGCACCATCACGGTCGAGATGAGCGACACCATGCGCTACACGCCCTCGGACATCCAGGTCAAGCAAGGCGAAACCGTGCGCTTCGTGATCAAGAACCTGGGCAAGGTCAAGCACGAACTCAGCCTCGGCACCGAGAAGGAACTGCTGGAGCACCTGGAGCAGATGAAGAAGTTCCCGGACATGGAGCACGACGAGCCGAGCAAGGTCACCCTGGCGCCTGGCAAACAGGGCGAGATCGTCTGGCAGTTCACCAAGGCGGGTACGGTGAACTTCGCCTGCCTGATGCCGGGCCACTACGAAGCCGGCATGAAGGGCGCCGTCAAGGTCAGCAAGAGGTAA
- a CDS encoding putative metal-binding protein (PFAM: Protein of unknown function, DUF~manually curated): MTTHATRQTLVPRRRFLGFVAAAGATSAFAATAPAVTVQVWKDPNCGCCRDWIVHLERNGFVVGVVDQGNSAARARLGMPQKLGSCHTALVQGYVIEGHVPATEIHRLLKTKPQALGLAVPGMPIGSPGMDGAVYQGRRDPFQVLLVQRDGTTTVFSNHS; this comes from the coding sequence ATGACGACACACGCCACGCGCCAAACTCTCGTGCCGCGACGGCGCTTCCTTGGCTTCGTCGCTGCTGCGGGCGCAACAAGCGCCTTTGCTGCGACCGCCCCTGCCGTCACCGTACAGGTCTGGAAAGACCCGAACTGCGGTTGCTGCAGGGACTGGATCGTCCATCTGGAGCGCAATGGCTTCGTGGTCGGCGTCGTCGATCAAGGCAACAGCGCTGCCCGTGCACGCCTGGGCATGCCGCAGAAGCTGGGCTCCTGCCACACGGCGCTGGTGCAGGGCTACGTCATCGAAGGCCATGTCCCGGCAACTGAAATCCATCGGCTGCTCAAGACCAAGCCCCAGGCGCTCGGTCTCGCCGTCCCGGGCATGCCCATCGGTTCGCCAGGCATGGACGGAGCGGTCTACCAGGGCCGCCGTGATCCATTCCAGGTCCTGCTCGTCCAGCGCGACGGGACCACCACCGTGTTTTCCAATCACTCTTGA
- a CDS encoding hypothetical protein (PFAM: Copper binding periplasmic protein CusF), translated as MIKTILATSVLALGIAMPLSSFAQANMDHSKMATSQPASMTDGEVKKVDQEAGKVTIKHGDIKHLDMPGMTMVFTAKDKALLASVKPGDKVKFMVVSEAGKMVVTDIQAAK; from the coding sequence ATGATCAAGACAATTCTCGCCACGTCTGTACTGGCCCTGGGCATCGCGATGCCGCTGAGCAGCTTCGCGCAAGCCAACATGGATCACAGCAAGATGGCCACGTCCCAGCCTGCCTCCATGACCGACGGCGAAGTGAAGAAAGTCGATCAAGAGGCGGGCAAGGTCACCATCAAGCATGGTGACATCAAGCACCTGGACATGCCTGGCATGACCATGGTCTTCACCGCCAAGGACAAGGCGCTGCTGGCCTCGGTGAAACCGGGCGACAAGGTCAAGTTCATGGTTGTCAGCGAAGCCGGCAAGATGGTCGTCACCGACATCCAAGCCGCCAAGTAG
- a CDS encoding putative transcriptional regulator with C-terminal CBS domains (PFAM: Helix-turn-helix), translating to MRKAKDEQVLRAAAAEIKARRGRIEISQEELAHRADVHRSFIARVEVAQTQPSLAVLVRIADALEIDAAELVRAIVARCKHEA from the coding sequence ATGCGCAAAGCCAAGGACGAACAGGTACTGCGAGCTGCCGCCGCTGAAATCAAGGCGCGCCGCGGCCGAATAGAGATCAGCCAGGAGGAGCTGGCGCACCGCGCCGACGTCCATCGGTCGTTCATCGCCCGCGTGGAGGTGGCGCAGACGCAGCCCTCCCTGGCAGTCCTGGTCCGCATCGCCGATGCGCTGGAAATCGACGCGGCCGAGCTCGTACGCGCCATCGTCGCGCGCTGCAAGCACGAGGCATAG